From Calothrix sp. PCC 6303, a single genomic window includes:
- a CDS encoding SpoIIE family protein phosphatase has product MKFNKKDKLNTLKNNSKYRTILISAALFLSFDLGVLLPNVIVSSSLKRDAVKINLAGRQRMLSQRMTKSLLQVKLFQSTEKGWSNYKEELALSTKLFDETLSGFEVGKMVTGGDGKPVFLDPAAGAKGKQIIQDAKVIWEPYKQKLLLITNSKDALPEALLQDAIAYASQNNLKLLDLMNQLTTEEQRNADNKASILQIVQTAGLFLALINFFVLLSHSLRKLRDGDAAIEKANAEIYDLSKRLEAENIRIKAELDWTREVQKMILPKQEDLDKIPDLDIAGFMQPASDMGGDYYDVISHEGRVKIGIGDVTGSGLESGMLMLMVQTAMRTLLTSNETDPKKFLSVLNQTIYHSAQRMNTDKNMSLCLLDYQNGKIRISGQHEEMLVVRRGGLIQRVDTADLGFTIGLEEDITKFIAYADVHLYPGDAVVLYTDGLTEAENSKKVNYGLKRLMQIIKENWQQSPEEIKQAVIHDFREFIGKQVPLDDITLLILKRKHEGESSN; this is encoded by the coding sequence ATGAAATTCAATAAAAAAGATAAGCTGAATACGTTAAAAAATAATTCAAAATATCGAACTATTTTGATATCTGCTGCTCTTTTCTTATCTTTCGACTTGGGTGTACTGCTACCTAATGTGATAGTTTCTTCAAGTTTGAAACGTGATGCTGTAAAGATAAATTTAGCTGGAAGACAGCGAATGCTTTCACAGCGTATGACTAAATCTTTACTGCAAGTGAAGTTATTTCAATCAACAGAAAAAGGTTGGAGTAATTATAAAGAAGAATTAGCTTTAAGTACTAAATTATTTGATGAGACTCTATCAGGGTTTGAAGTCGGCAAAATGGTTACTGGTGGAGACGGAAAACCAGTGTTTTTAGATCCTGCTGCGGGAGCAAAAGGTAAGCAGATTATCCAAGATGCTAAAGTAATTTGGGAACCCTACAAACAAAAGTTGCTTTTAATTACGAACTCTAAAGACGCACTTCCAGAAGCTTTGTTACAAGATGCGATCGCGTATGCTTCTCAGAACAACTTAAAGCTGCTAGACTTGATGAATCAGCTAACCACGGAAGAACAAAGAAATGCTGATAACAAGGCTAGTATTTTGCAAATCGTGCAAACGGCTGGTTTATTCCTAGCACTGATTAACTTTTTTGTACTACTTTCCCATAGCTTACGTAAACTACGAGATGGTGATGCAGCAATCGAAAAAGCAAATGCTGAGATTTATGATTTAAGCAAACGTCTAGAAGCTGAGAATATTCGCATCAAAGCTGAATTAGATTGGACACGAGAAGTCCAAAAAATGATTTTACCAAAACAGGAAGATTTGGATAAAATACCTGATTTAGATATTGCTGGATTCATGCAACCAGCTAGCGATATGGGTGGTGATTATTATGATGTTATTTCCCACGAAGGTCGTGTGAAAATTGGGATTGGAGATGTCACAGGAAGCGGTTTGGAAAGCGGAATGTTGATGTTGATGGTACAAACCGCTATGCGTACCCTGTTAACTAGTAATGAAACCGATCCGAAAAAATTTCTAAGTGTTCTCAATCAGACAATTTATCATAGTGCCCAACGGATGAATACTGATAAAAACATGTCTTTATGTTTGCTGGATTATCAAAATGGGAAAATTCGTATTTCCGGACAGCATGAAGAAATGTTAGTTGTGCGTCGTGGTGGTCTAATTCAACGAGTTGACACGGCTGATTTAGGATTTACTATTGGTTTAGAAGAAGATATTACTAAATTTATCGCTTACGCGGATGTCCATCTCTATCCTGGTGATGCTGTGGTGTTGTATACCGATGGATTAACTGAAGCTGAAAATAGTAAGAAGGTAAATTACGGGTTGAAGCGTTTGATGCAAATTATTAAAGAAAATTGGCAACAATCACCTGAAGAAATAAAGCAAGCTGTAATTCACGACTTTCGTGAATTTATCGGCAAGCAAGTACCCTTAGATGATATTACTTTATTGATATTGAAGCGTAAGCACGAAGGTGAGTCTAGCAATTAA
- the atpC gene encoding ATP synthase F1 subunit epsilon, producing MTLTVRVIAPDKTVWDAMAEEVILPSTTGQLGVLTGHAPMLSALDTGVMRVRADKGQSWTAIALMGGFAEVEENEVTILVNGAERGDNINLDEARSAYSEAQSRLDKVATDDKQAQIQATQALKRARARFQAAGGQV from the coding sequence ATGACATTAACCGTTCGTGTAATTGCCCCAGACAAAACAGTCTGGGATGCTATGGCTGAAGAAGTCATTTTGCCCAGCACCACAGGACAGTTGGGTGTTCTCACCGGACACGCGCCGATGTTAAGTGCCCTTGATACGGGTGTGATGCGTGTACGTGCCGATAAGGGTCAAAGCTGGACTGCGATCGCTCTCATGGGTGGCTTTGCTGAAGTCGAAGAAAACGAAGTCACAATTTTGGTTAACGGAGCCGAACGAGGTGACAACATTAACCTAGATGAAGCTCGTTCAGCCTACAGTGAAGCTCAAAGCCGTCTAGATAAAGTTGCAACTGACGACAAACAAGCACAAATTCAAGCTACTCAAGCTCTAAAACGCGCTCGCGCTCGTTTTCAAGCGGCTGGTGGTCAAGTATAA